The genomic stretch AACAATCACAAAAAAAACAAGCCACCAAAACCCCACAACAGACACCCACCCCCAACTTTAAAGCCAACTTTAAAGCTAGATATAAGCCACAGAGAGGCCTTTAGTGCTGCTGCAAAGAATGTGAGACACCATTCTGGattctttaattataatatactTAATAAGCTAgctataataaataaaaacactTAGTACCACTATAATAAATAAGAGTTCAAGCAAGAATTAATACTGAAAATTTATTAGGATCGCCACCATAGATCACCTATCTTAGTTAGCTAGTCTACTAATGACATGAACAGGCTTAGACAGACCTAAAACTCAAACAGTATTGGTATTCACTCAAATAACCttacaaataaataaagaaagcTTAATACTACCTACTCAATTAAGCATACTCTTATGTAGAACTATAATCCCTTTTCCAACATCCTAAGGACAACCTTAGAATCTAAATAATgctaaaatttgaaattatataaCAATAAATCAAAAAATGTGGATTATTAGCACATCAAATGCATCTATACTCCAATTTCATTCATTTAATATTTTGGTACCACACTTGAGATAAGAGATGTCATTTCAAGTATCACTCACTTTTGATTTCTATATATTAGTACTCACACTGTAAATATGCAGTTAAGCAATTATAATACAATAATCCATAAAATCTAAAAGCAAAATAGAGGTGGTTTATGATGAATGAAGATTTTTAAATTGAGAAACTTGTTCCTCGGTCAAATTTTTCGAACATGCCACTGTGAAATTTTTCTCTACTAGAAACTCAAGCCCATATGGTGCGTTGATGAGATGATCTCCATTTAACATCTCACCAAAAGTTTGCTTCTTTTCCTTGAAATAATCTGTCATTATGATAGAGATACggagaatttttttatatatataaaggttaTAGAAAACATATTAGAGGAAaagaaaaacttaaatttaagATGAAAATACCTGGTTTACAGAATGGAAGATCAAAATAGTGGTATGTTTCACtgaaaatagaatgaaaaaaagaaGAGGCAAAAAATGCATAAtccattagtcaatccaaagtgAAATCCCTATGCATCTCAGCTCACAAATGACTTTCAAAAGTTCAATAATAGCATTTGAATTAGTATGAAATTTGTACAAGAAAATTTATTCCTAGTGTTCAAGTTATGTATCGATGtcccaaaaaaaaatacaaattatacAATAAAACCACGTATATTGATCATAATACCAACTCAAAATTAGTTAACTAAAACTTGAACACATTTCAAATCCCACCAACTTGACAAACTTGAACACATTCACAAATGAAATCACAATACAGAAGGGCATTGGTAGTTACAAGTTAAATTTCTAAAAGTAAAGACAGAGATGAATGAACAGTAAAATCACCTGGGATTTTGAATGGGCCCCATTTTACTGACATATAAAGGAACAGAGTCTCCAGCTTTATAGCTTCTGTAGTTAATATCAGAATCAGATCTCACTTGGCTACCACCACAAGCACAATCCATAATTAGAGTACAAAATATAATAAGAAGGAAACCTCACACCACTACTGTCCTCAATTATGGGCCTGCTCCTGACTCTAAGATAAAAATCAGTGGCCTTGGCATGATGAATTCAAATCTGATGAGACGCCATTACGAAAACACACCCCTCAACTTGCTCGAACAGAATTGAATTCATTACAAGACCTCCGTAGACTCGATAATTTCGAAGCCTGTGAACAAACAATGCTCTAACACAGCCAATTAACCTTACCTCGCAAGAATCAAGGTCCAAAATTGTAAACTCACCAATCTCGGAACCATTGAATTTAATCACCAAAACCTTGCCCGTCTTGTTTCGAAACCCAGGCGAATCCGGAACCGTGTAGCCCATTTTCTCTAGTTTTAAAATTTCAGCCTCTTTCTCTCTATTTGAATCAAGGTCGGGGTCTTTCTTCAGAGCTTTGTTCTTGAAAGAGAATTTCTTTTTGGGAACTAGATCAAAGCTCAAACTGTCGAGGCTTGTGGGAGAAGGAGTTGCTTTTGGGTTCCTGCTCCAGCAGTTCAAAGGAATGGAGAACTTACGGGATGGGCAGAGGAGGCGGCTGGGAATAGTTTAGGTTGTGGATTAGGGATTTAGAAGATTAGATGGGGATGGGGATTCAGATGATTTCATTTTATTTTGGTGATATTAAGTTTGCCGCTTCATTTTGGCGCCTACAACCTTTTTTTTATTccgtgtttttttttataaatgaaaccgtgttttttttttgtatgggATGTAGTTACTTATTTTATTAATAACACTTTGAATATATGTCATTTATTTACCGTAATATATGCTCATAAATGTTGTAGTATTGGTGGGGTAagcgaagggtcagtttcctaagtttactttatgctggtcgcagcaaagtaaacttggggggcaaatgtttaccaaaAAACGGTTGCTCATGACGTGACAAGGATtactcacacgtggttgacacgtggcagagttgaAGCGAAGAAGTGTTGTTCGGTTATCGACCAGCTGcacattgcttcatcaagactAACTATTAGgtacgactaggctggtcgtatgattcggtttattccctTATGAGATTGTGATCTtgtgataattatatttattatttcatctttattaccttgatacacggatattaaggagagttaaggcctaatcgcccatgtaacccccccttgagcctataaatatgcatgaaatagctcaaggaggggactttcgatctttgaatctttttcctgaatattgagagagagagagagagagagagagagagctatagtgcgattatccatcgtattattgtaattctcccaaggtttgtgaaactcaagaaccctagttctttaatcATGGCATTGggactcaatattaataatagcactaagtggacacaggtcattaccattctttggggccgaaccactataaattgttggtgttttcttattttccattagattaaactcttaattgtcgtctcatttccagtcgtatatttgactctgtgtcgttggccaaatcgagggtcaacaataattttctatcattataaaaaaaaatattacaatttcCTTActcatattgtatttttttttaaatattataaatctatatatttatataaacgaGAGCATCAAGAAGATGATGTGTCTTCttagtttttctaaaaaaaaattaaatcttttaaatctatttatttatataaagacACTCTAAAATTTCTCTgaatcactctatctattttctcattttttattcaactttttaTAAAAGCAatatattttattctatttttgtaaatattaacaataataattaactctcttttattttattttatgtaaagAACACCCTagattaatacttataaaacattcgcataacatagtttataaaagaataccactcattatcaaagtctcagtggggacttgcttaaaaccatgcaagttggcgccattagttttaaaagaaaacataaatttttatgcaaagtttaaaagaaacaaaattaaataactgagtcccactgataatttaggaaagtctcttaaacaaaacataatttaaatggcgttctacgatgatcgtttttccgtccataggattaccccacaccatacaccccatgatgatagaactcctcacgtcaccacgcgtgccataaagaaatcttATTTAATACCtagaaggaaagtaaggggggtgagctaaaagcccagtaaggaagtacaaacaataagcaagtaagaatacaacaaatacaaacactaacgttcatctaaaacatcatggcatatcataacataatcgtaacatatcatcattgcatatcataacgtaactgtaacatatcatcatatcacaatcatacagcatacatgatgagcatggctcgctagttgtccatgtcaccctatgaggtaaacaggagtctcTAGTCCTTGAaaaacctcggcgcgtccgccctaggagttacgtctttagctatagtaactcgttcgatgtatttAACATCGTAATctatttgatgtatctaacatcgtaatctgtttgatgtatctaacatcgtaacttgtttgatgtatctaacatccatacacatatcatattcaacatatcatcacattatggcattcatatttcataacaattcattcatacaacagtcttaccattcatagcataaaatcatagaatctatctaacttccttacctcaggtccaagctaagaaattttcataatctttcaacgagcctatatcataatcaaaaaaacatttcttaggttcataaaattactattttgcccttccatacaacttatgtgtgcatgggtcatgcactcataataacagttacacgtaacacgcaattattcttaactacacataaagccataaaaagaataattctcattttacccattttacatgcatgatctttctataaaaaccacatagttgaataataaacataattttggacgtaaaagtggagttgcatgtaacatgcatacgtgggaacattacgtaattgtgacgtttttaaaaacgataattctacatttcttacttttattgatttaaaaatcaatagacatataacatgctttatttttcttaaaatttctaagttgattaaatttctcaaaacattattttattttataaaataatttgatttagcttaaaaataaaatatgtggcaatttcattcattaatctcaaattacaaagaattaaccaaaaacttggaattaattaaaatacctatttttaatatgtttctttagaaaaataaattctatcattgtgttacataaatgatgtgagaaaatatatttttaagtgtggaaaatatatttttatttaaattatttaagacttagttttatgtaacataaatccatatgtgacaattaaataaccatttttaacatttttaaaacaaactttcagccaccatttattttcttcaaaaatcacaaataaatagaatctaaatatttttctcaatcaaaataaaggaaaatcataacttatcaaaatatgcattcctaccattttaaaataccatttttcaatattaccataacttaggaaaaaaataatttgttccaaaaactcatcaaattcattttagtgaaactcacttcacattttcttacaaaaattccagcaactatttttatctttaaaaatcaccatattcaatttaaaaactcatattttctaaaaaattcaataaaattatgtaggtaattatttgagtaaaatatcattttaatgggacttaaaataccttttttaatttcataaaattaacataacatcaaggacattacttatgcatgcaaatcatttttttatcaaacttttacccaattatttacaaaaatcagcaagcttaatttctcatgagattcatcttttatcccaaaaatttcacataaaatcatacatgtccaaaatctcatcatactcttattatatacataattctaagaatattactaacatattcacatgaaatcttataaaaccaatttttctattccattgaatctacacatgaaatccaacaacaataacaatggcaataacatacataaattcataaacatCATATCTCATAAACATGCCTTTATAATAACCctaacatatttctatcattcCTCCTTTTATGCATAACAAGATTCATTGGTACAAAAATCACATActtcttatcatatttctaaaatcatcatttgccattttacataaatcaaagattaaaaaaaaaataaccatagcaatataaacataaaatataacctcATTATAAAACCTATCAAATCCATTTTCTCAATCATACCCATGAgccctttttaaacaaatcatattctcttaaaaatacaaatcataatcatcaatcctacaataatcaaccattagcatcaccatcaaaaacctcaaagataaacccatcaaaaccaatatataggctaagaaagaccattacctctcttgattgtaaaatcaagaacacaatatgatcaacacccaaacttcacaccccttgttcaagcctagggttttatttgaaaaccaccatgaggaggagaaagaatccAATCACACATaacaaataaacaaagtcaataacatataatcaagaaaagagatttgacaaacaaaaatacaagaaaacatactctagaattggttcctcttcaccttcttcttctttcttcctttctttcttcttctccctctctctctacacgccaccctctctctctctctctctctaggtcacggcagccacaaggAAAAATGCCCtcctcttcctttcctttcccctttattcaactctctcaataaagtctcaccaacacaaaatggtaagtttcctttttctattttattttctcataatttcttttatttttcttttattataaaagaTTGGAGTCAAATAGTAGTTTCCCAAAATGTCTATCCTCATCCAATTAACTTTTATTCTCCTtagaaaataatggaaaaaaaaagATGTCACTCCATTTCCTACACTACACGTCCACTACTTGCCATatcatttatttgtttttatttatttatttaatttcctacttattaaaataaaactacccaaaaatatcaaataaatggcaattataaaatgtgtagaaaatccacacatgtgcaccttattaccatatactagcacacactaaaacactagggtgcatcactatctaccatgcaccttagtgcattcaaccataactcacataattacctcaattgtcacacttatttaaaatgtaacactaatagtaaaataaacatgttacataattaatcacttattaaattaattaaccaaacaaacaattaacaaatttaaattcaaaagattataccaaacaattctaacaattaaataaaataataaacaatcaaataaaacaaacaacaactaaattaaataaacaacatttaaataaaacaattcatcacacttaacaataaaataaatcacaaaaatttaaataatctaaaaaaaaaaattggtgcactacattttagtttctaaatatctatctaaatataataataaattaattactgttaactcaatttttttttatcttagtttctaaacatctatctatatataatgataaattaattaactaatttaaatagagatatttaaatgaaatatatttttttaaatattataattaaaatgaaatgttcatgcatatataaatatatatatttaaatgatttaaaaattaaactacaacacaattatataaaagaaaatatattctgATTTATTCTATTttagtcaaaaaaaaaaattccgaAAATTCAATACGAACTCTTTGTtcgataaatttttaataatttattttaccattttaaaaataaagagtcaaaatAAGTAACCGATCAAAATAcatgtggttcaaataatctatctat from Humulus lupulus chromosome 5, drHumLupu1.1, whole genome shotgun sequence encodes the following:
- the LOC133833822 gene encoding transmembrane 9 superfamily member 4-like isoform X2, whose amino-acid sequence is MVPRLVSLQFWTLILASETYHYFDLPFCKPDYFKEKKQTFGEMLNGDHLINAPYGLEFLVEKNFTVACSKNLTEEQVSQFKNLHSS